From the Huiozyma naganishii CBS 8797 chromosome 2, complete genome genome, one window contains:
- the MIR1 gene encoding Mir1p (similar to Saccharomyces cerevisiae MIR1 (YJR077C); ancestral locus Anc_1.536): MADKIPEYAASDYLKFALAGAIGCGVTHSSLVPIDVVKTRIQLEPAVYNKGMVGSFKKIIGEEGAGALLTGFGPTLLGYSVQGAFKFGGYEVFKKLFIDTIGYDNAVHYKNSVYMGSAAVAEFFADIALCPLEATRIRLVSQPTFANGLVGGFSRILKEEGVGSFYSGFTPILFKQIPYNIAKFLVFERASELYYSIVGAKDSLSGAMVTGVNLLSGLTAGFAAAIVSQPADTLLSKVNKTKKAPGQSTIGLLAQLAKQLGVVGSFTGLPTRLVMVGTLTSLQFGIYGSLKKTLGCGPTIEIGGGGH, from the coding sequence ATGGCTGATAAAATTCCAGAATACGCCGCTTCCGATTACTTGAAGTTTGCACTGGCTGGTGCCATCGGTTGCGGTGTCACGCACAGCTCGCTGGTTCCTATAGACGTTGTCAAGACGAGGATCCAGCTGGAACCCGCCGTGTACAACAAGGGTATGGTTGGGTCCTTTAAGAAAATCATCGGTGAGGAAGGTGCCGGTGCGTTGCTCACCGGATTTGGCCCCACTTTGCTGGGTTACTCCGTCCAGGGTGCGTTCAAGTTCGGTGGTTACGAGGTGTTTAAAAAATTGTTCATCGACACTATAGGCTACGACAACGCCGTGCACTACAAGAATTCCGTGTACATGGGGTCTGCAGCGGTTGCAGAATTTTTCGCCGATATCGCACTGTGCCCACTAGAGGCCACCAGGATTAGACTTGTCTCTCAACCAACTTTTGCCAACGGGCTTGTTGGTGGGTTTTCGAGaatcttgaaggaggaaggtgTAGGGTCCTTCTACAGTGGGTTCACTCCTATTCTTTTCAAGCAGATACCTTACAACATCGCCAAGTTCCTGGTCTTCGAACGTGCATCTGAGTTGTATTACAGCATTGTCGGGGCCAAGGACTCGCTATCGGGGGCCATGGTCACCGGTGTTAACCTCCTTTCCGGTTTGACCGCCGGGTTTGCCGCGGCAATTGTATCCCAACCAGCAGACACTTTGCTATCCAAGGTTAACAAGACAAAGAAGGCACCCGGACAGTCCACCATTGGTCTGTTGGCGCAATTGGCAAAACAGCTGGGTGTCGTGGGCTCGTTCACGGGTCTGCCAACACGTCTAGTGATGGTCGGTACTTTAACCTCTTTGCAATTCGGTATATACGGcagtttgaagaagactCTAGGTTGTGGTCCAACTATTGAAattggtggtggtggtcactga
- the HOC1 gene encoding alpha-1,6-mannosyltransferase (similar to Saccharomyces cerevisiae HOC1 (YJR075W); ancestral locus Anc_1.530): MMAKFELLAKEMRLKQDEQAKLFEKQRRVLERRIKELKKLPDEATLREKLAYAFEYDSSRRFPAFIWQTWPSQGMQDSKGVLVEDVASNRANWDEKNPGFVHEIINDNIAGALVRHYYASIPDVLEAYNSLPNKILKIDFFKYLILLARGGLYADMDTVPLQPIPNWVPAQMDPGKIGLVVGIEHDAKDATWRNEYVRRLQFGTWIIQAKPGHPVIREVVAHITETTLDRKMRGELNLNFRNDLNIMSWTGSGVWTDALFTYFNDYLRSGVTKKVTWKEFHNLAVPKLLSDVLVFPEFSLKAPNKISSDDPNKSMYFATHEGAKFWKTVPKVEDPSAPQKLQ; this comes from the coding sequence ATGATGGCGAAGTTTGAGTTGCTCGCGAAGGAGATGCGGCTCAAGCAAGACGAGCAAGCGAAGTTATTCGAGAAGCAGCGCCGCGTGCTCGAGCGTAGGATCAAAGAGCTCAAGAAACTGCCAGACGAGGCGACACTGCGGGAGAAACTTGCGTACGCGTTTGAGTACGACAGCTCCAGACGGTTCCCAGCGTTCATCTGGCAGACGTGGCCCTCGCAGGGGATGCAGGACTCCAAGGGCGTCCTTGTCGAAGACGTTGCATCCAACAGGGCCAACTGGGACGAGAAGAACCCTGGATTTGTCCACGAGATCATCAACGATAACATCGCTGGTGCGCTAGTGCGCCACTACTACGCGTCCATCCCGGACGTCTTGGAGGCGTACAATTCGCTGCCCAACAAGATCCTCAAGAtcgacttcttcaagtacctTATTCTACTCGCCCGTGGGGGTCTCTACGCGGACATGGACACTGTCCCTCTACAACCGATCCCGAACTGGGTACCTGCACAGATGGACCCGGGCAAGATCGGCCTCGTTGTCGGTATCGAACACGACGCCAAAGATGCCACTTGGAGAAACGAGTATGTCCGGAGATTACAATTCGGCACATGGATCATACAGGCCAAACCGGGGCACCCGGTCATTAGAGAGGTTGTTGCGCATATTACCGAAACCACTTTGGACAGGAAGATGAGGGGGGAACTTAACTTGAATTTCAGAAACGATCTCAACATCATGTCCTGGACAGGGTCTGGTGTCTGGACAGACGCTTTATTCACGTACTTCAACGATTACTTGAGAAGTGGCGTGACAAAGAAGGTCACATGGAAAGAATTCCACAACCTAGCGGTGCCAAAACTACTGAGTGACGTGCTCGTGTTCCCAGAGTTCTCCCTCAAGGCGCCGAACAAGATCTCCTCAGATGACCCTAATAAATCGATGTATTTCGCTACACACGAGGGTGCTAAGTTTTGGAAGACGGTCCCCAAAGTAGAGGATCCATCAGCCCCACAGAAACTGCAGTAA
- the MOG1 gene encoding Ran GTPase-binding protein MOG1 (similar to Saccharomyces cerevisiae MOG1 (YJR074W); ancestral locus Anc_1.529): protein MLKTVQLYGGAVSTVVPDGFLDVSLLREVPDTQEVYVNSRTAAEVAQCTDGLGEDESILVDLLQRVDADSDEEALRVHVGEIAELNGSRGQWRLLQREVLEMEQQDQHQHHAQAAIVVEQVPLRGSGRSGAETVVSCIGLIRLEDVATDVVISINVTLQGTIEDGDGDDEAVPPRVAAAFTILKQIISNFKVHDKSLFA, encoded by the coding sequence ATGTTGAAGACGGTGCAATTGTACGGCGGGGCCGTCTCGACGGTGGTCCCCGATGGGTTTCTGGACGTTTCGCTACTGCGGGAGGTGCCCGACACGCAGGAGGTGTACGTGAACAGTCGCACGGCTGCCGAGGTAGCGCAGTGCACGGACGGGCTCGGTGAGGACGAGAGTATTCTCGTAGATTTGCTGCAGCGGGTCGACGCGGACAGTGACGAAGAGGCTCTGCGAGTGCACGTTGGCGAGATCGCCGAACTGAACGGGTCCCGTGGGCAGTGGAGGCTGCTGCAGCGGGAGGTCCTCGAAATGGAGCAGCAAGATCAGCATCAGCATCATGCACAGGCGGCCATTGTCGTTGAGCAGGTACCCCTGCGGGGCAGCGGTCGCAGTGGGGCAGAGACCGTTGTATCATGCATCGGCCTCATCCGACTGGAAGACGTTGCCACAGACGTCGTAATCAGCATAAACGTGACCCTGCAGGGGACTATCGAggacggtgacggtgacgatGAAGCAGTCCCACCACGCGTTGCAGCAGCGTTCActattttgaaacagattatatccaacttcaaagtgcACGACAAGTCGCTGTTTGCTTAG
- the OPI3 gene encoding bifunctional phosphatidyl-N-methylethanolamine N-methyltransferase/phosphatidyl-N-dimethylethanolamine N-methyltransferase (similar to Saccharomyces cerevisiae OPI3 (YJR073C); ancestral locus Anc_1.526), which translates to MDGSQVAEFVKRVLVDVRAVRFDELHFQRAAACVVFNPVFWNIAARIEYKTHLLTRITGSPRRGCYLLAVVIFSLGILRDLLFQRALSFQSVSQTLVQQPWCAKIGYGCLALGQLLVCTSMYQLGVTGTYLGDYFGILMKERVTTFPFNVCDNPMYQGSTLSFLGISLVKGSPPGLVIAVLVYAMYKIALRFEEPFTAKIYAKRDRDVQSKSQ; encoded by the coding sequence ATGGACGGTTCACAGGTTGCAGAGTTTGTTAAGCGGGTGCTTGTGGATGTGCGTGCCGTGCGGTTTGACGAGCTGCACTTCCAACGGGCCGCCGCTTGCGTCGTGTTCAACCCGGTCTTCTGGAACATCGCCGCCCGGATCGAGTACAAGACGCATTTGCTGACGCGGATCACCGGTTCCCCCCGCAGAGGGTGCTACCTCTTGGCTGTCGTGATCTTCTCACTAGGGATCCTCAGGGATCTGCTGTTCCAGCGCGCTCTATCGTTTCAAAGTGTATCACAGACACTTGTGCAGCAACCTTGGTGCGCCAAGATCGGGTACGGGTGCCTCGCGCTGGGTCAATTGCTTGTGTGCACATCCATGTACCAACTGGGCGTCACGGGGACGTACTTGGGGGATTACTTCGGCATTCTCATGAAGGAAAGGGTCACCACGTTCCCCTTCAATGTGTGCGACAACCCGATGTACCAAGGGTCTACACTGTCCTTCCTAGGGATCAGCCTCGTCAAAGGCAGCCCGCCGGGCCTAGTTATTGCAGTGCTCGTCTATGCAATGTACAAGATCGCATTACGGTTCGAAGAACCCTTCACGGCCAAAATATACGCCAAGAGAGACCGCGACGTGCAGAGCAAGTCGCAGTGA
- the YAE1 gene encoding Yae1p (similar to Saccharomyces cerevisiae YAE1 (YJR067C); ancestral locus Anc_1.516) has translation MSDGLMDDVWGSEDSDAELKLAAQDTNKLREQHSKRGYLDGIVGSKEVNLQQGFDEGFPLGAELGLQVGLIIGKLQGLVLLHGAQDAHLSNNFKEAQRELKINSVLSKEVFDAEYNIASDSHPLVDKWATITAKYSQTYSIKQ, from the coding sequence ATGAGTGACGGATTGATGGATGATGTCTGGGGGTCCGAGGACTCCGATGCTGAGCTGAAACTGGCCGCGCAGGACACGAACAAACTGAGAGAGCAGCACTCGAAGAGAGGTTACCTTGATGGCATCGTTGGGTCGAAAGAGGTCAACTTGCAGCAAGGATTTGACGAAGGGTTCCCTCTCGGTGCAGAACTCGGGCTGCAGGTCGGGCTTATCATCGGAAAGTTGCAAGGATTGGTGCTCTTGCACGGAGCGCAGGACGCACACTTGTcgaacaacttcaaagaagcCCAGCGGGAACTGAAAATCAACTCTGTCTTGTCGAAAGAAGTGTTCGACGCAGAATACAATATTGCATCGGACAGCCATCCCCTCGTTGATAAATGGGCAACCATTACGGCGAAATACTCGCAAACGTACAGCATCAAGCAGTAG